The proteins below come from a single Corylus avellana chromosome ca3, CavTom2PMs-1.0 genomic window:
- the LOC132176014 gene encoding protein TAPETUM DETERMINANT 1-like, whose protein sequence is MAVYRVSESPSCPSPLLQQSLHRFLWCFPRMREDFSSFKRLQFITLALAVSSLTFFFFGVVFAPVLLSGVGRSSVVLVDGGENATTLTVPHRKLLERAMVEPNRMWGEKCTKADIVVTQGPTPALPSGIPTYTVEIMNVCVTGCDISGIHLTCGWFSSAHLINPKIFKRLGYNDCLVNDGKPLENGGTISFQYANTFSYHLAVSAVVCA, encoded by the exons TTCACCGATTCCTTTGGTGTTTTCCAAGGATGAGGGAAGACTTCTCGTCGTTCAAGAGGCTCCAATTCATCACTCTGGCTCTAGCAGTGTCGTCGTTGACGTTCTTCTTCTTCGGTGTCGTTTTTGCGCCTGTGCTTCTCTCAG GTGTGGGGAGGAGCTCCGTCGTTCTCGTGGACGGAGGAGAGAACGCCACGACGCTCACTGTTCCTCATCGGAAGCTTCTTGAACGCG CAATGGTAGAACCTAACCGAATGTGGGGAGAAAAATGCACCAAGGCAGACATAGTGGTGACCCAAGGCCCCACACCTGCACTCCCGAGTGGCATTCCCACCTACACGGTGGAGATAATGAATGTCTGCGTCACTGGTTGCGACATCTCAGGCATTCATCTGACCTGTGGTTGGTTCAGCTCCGCCCATCTCATCAACCCCAAGATTTTCAAGAGGCTTGGCTACAACGACTGCCTGGTGAATGACGGGAAACCCTTGGAGAATGGCGGGACGATTTCTTTCCAGTACGCCAACACCTTCTCCTACCATCTCGCTGTCTCCGCAGTAGTCTGCGCTTAA